The following nucleotide sequence is from Streptomyces changanensis.
CGCCGGACTGATCGGCCTGTGCGCGGGCATACCCGGAGGGCATCTCGCCGACCGGCGCGGGGCGCGCACGATCATGATGCTGGCCCTCGCGGTCCAGGCGATGTCGATGGCGGCCCTCGTCCTCGTCGAGAGCTGGGCCGCGCTCACGATCATCGCGACGGTCGACCAGATCGCCGCAGCAGTGGGCGGGGCGGCCTGGGGTGCTCTGGTGGTCCGGGTCGGGGGTGATCGCCCGGCCCTGTTCCGGGCGAAGTTGCGTACCTTCGTCAACCTGGGCGTCATTCTCGGAACGGTGGGTGCCGGGCTGGCGCTGGCCGCGGACACCCGCGGCGCCTATGTCACGCTGGTCCTCGGCAACGCGGCGAGCTTCGCCCTGTGCGCGGTGCTTCTGCTCCTGCTGCCCCGCTATCCGGTGCTGGCAGCACCGCCGCAGCAGCGTCGCTGGCTCGTTTTCACGGACCGCCCGTTTCTGACGTTCACCGCCCTCTACGGGGCCATGGGACTGCAATACCCGGTGGCCTCCCTGCTCCTGCCGATCTGGATCTCCGAACACACGGAAGCGCCGCGCTGGACGGTGGCCGCGCTGTTCGCCGTCAATGCCGCCTTCTGCGTACTGATGCAGACCAGGATCGGCTCCCGTATCGAAACCCCGCACGACGGCGGCAGGGCGTTTCGCACCGCGGGGCTCCTCTTCCTCGTCAGCTGCCCGATGATGGCGCTGGCGGCGTACACCCCGGTCTGGGCGGCAGCAGGACTGCTCCTGGCAGCGATCTTCGTCCATAGCCTGGCAGAGGTCTGGGAGTCCTCGGCGCGCTTCGCCCTGGGCTTCGGTCTTGCCCCGGACCATGCGCAGGGTCAGTACCAAGGTGTCCTCGGCCTCGGCTTCAGCGCGGGCCAGGCTCTTGCCCCCGCGATCCTCACCACGGTGGTGCTGGGCCTTGGCACGGCGGGCTGGCTGCTGCCGGCGGTGTTCTTCGCGGCGCTGGGTGCTGCCGGCCCGTCTCTTGCCCGCTGGGGCATGCGGACCCGGCTGCAGCAGCCGGGCGTTGCCGTGGAAGCGACGGGCTGACCAGACAGATAGGTGTCAGAGTCTTCCGCCTTGCGGCACGTGCATGGCGCTGCCGCTGGAGTAGTGACAAGCGCATTGTCTTCTCTGAGCGCTGTCCCGTAAATGATCTACGATATGCCGATTGACCAGCGCCGCTGTGCCTCATCCGGCGAGGCTGAGGCTGTGTAAGCGGGCGATGCCGAGCAGGCATGGTGAACGCCTTCGGCTTGGAGGCGGCAGTCGCGGAGGATCTTGCAGAGCGCGGAGGGGTGCCGTTGAGACTGAGTGTCAGCGGGGAATGCTCTGTCCCGCTTCGGTGAGGGTCAGTGTGAGGCACCCCAGCCACGTGCCGGATGGCGGGTACTCCCAGTTCTCGGCGTCCGCCAGGACAGCGGGAAGGTCCTCCTTCGGGATAGGGGGCCCGGGCTGCTCTC
It contains:
- a CDS encoding MFS transporter, translated to MITGGLTGRIGRMAGDSKPERVLIAASFVNRIGNGLFNAASALYFTLVVGLPAVQVGAALTIAGLIGLCAGIPGGHLADRRGARTIMMLALAVQAMSMAALVLVESWAALTIIATVDQIAAAVGGAAWGALVVRVGGDRPALFRAKLRTFVNLGVILGTVGAGLALAADTRGAYVTLVLGNAASFALCAVLLLLLPRYPVLAAPPQQRRWLVFTDRPFLTFTALYGAMGLQYPVASLLLPIWISEHTEAPRWTVAALFAVNAAFCVLMQTRIGSRIETPHDGGRAFRTAGLLFLVSCPMMALAAYTPVWAAAGLLLAAIFVHSLAEVWESSARFALGFGLAPDHAQGQYQGVLGLGFSAGQALAPAILTTVVLGLGTAGWLLPAVFFAALGAAGPSLARWGMRTRLQQPGVAVEATG